Proteins from one Triticum aestivum cultivar Chinese Spring chromosome 7A, IWGSC CS RefSeq v2.1, whole genome shotgun sequence genomic window:
- the LOC123154170 gene encoding uncharacterized protein, with protein sequence MNELDTLTAEQVHWLPYMEDRDYDLNEMCTRDSHLWRARCPMICFFAVEWHFVDRVARQFGRRQGILIEESNKQMLSLHRFDRRNNQDISGWANKHRAWIEIWNQRDTLVQSENRPHNQSAYQKYQVWYADRYRLKLKPGWTHEEWSELVSEDPETAEGYHTFNTTVRDTRGAHVDYAPMHDEMGRSLLLCVNDVNVALSHPPGGVLSERTLRSTMEKFKKRFHKMAAMLSCHGAQSSDVYAPGTRARANRRRYIQNDEDMEEEVHEEEPSHQEEPTQDEEHEYDATHQEDHEYDVDAPQPSQVTQPTQGNARSRKGKAIAKTPGKKGRKKTWNTQFHSPEYPHQLIPTGMQRYKANIEAEEEAYNEEEEEASEEEEPTLAALVKRGRRK encoded by the exons ATGAACGAGCTGGACACCTTGACTGCTGAGCAG GTACATTGGTTGCCTTATATGGAAGATCGTGACTATGATCTTAATGAGATGTGCACGCGTGATAGCCATCTTTGGCGGGCGAGGtgcccaatgatatgcttcttcgcaGTCGAGTGGCACTTTGTAGACCGTGTGGCGAGACAATTTGGAAGAAGACAAGGTATTTTAATTGAGGAGAGCAACAAGCAAATGCTATCTCTGCATCG GTTCGATCGAAGGAACAATCAGGATATATCGGGTTGGGCAAACAAACACCGTGCATGGATAGAAATTTGGAATCAAAGAGACACGTTAGTGCAATCAGAGAATAGACCTCACAATCAGTCAGCATATCAGAAGTATCAAGTGTGGTATGCGGATCGTTACCGGTTAAAGCTAAAGCCTGGTTGGACTCACGAGGAGTGGTCGGAGTTGgtgtctgaagacccggagactgcAGAAGGTTATCATACCTTCAACACGACTGTGAGAGACACCAGAGGGGCTCACGTTGACTATGCGCCGATGCATGACGAAATG GGCAGATCGTTGCTTCTGTGTGTCAACGATGTCAATGTTGCACTGAGTCATCCACCTGGTGGTGTATTATCTGAGAGGACTCTTAGGAGCACGATGGAG AAGTTCAAGAAGCGGTTTCATAAGATGGCAGCAATGCTTTCTTGCCATGGTGCTCAGTCCAGTGACGTGTATGCACCTGGTACCCGCGCCAGAGCTAATAGACGGCGTTATATCCAGAACGAtgaggacatggaggaggaggTCCATGAAGAGGAGCCATCACATCAAGAGGAGCCAACACAAGATGAGGAGCATGAGTATGATGCAACACATCAAGAGGATCATGAGTAtgatgttgatgctccacaaccatcACAGGTTACACAACCAACACAAGGCAATGCCCGCTCTAGGAAAGGCAAAGCCATAGCTAAGACACCAGGCAAGAAAGGTAGAAAGAAGACATGGAACacacaattccatagtccggagtatcCTCATCAGCTTATCCCAACAGGAATGCAAAGATATAAGGCCAACattgaggcggaggaggaggcatacaacgaagaggaggaggaggctagcgAAGAAGAGGAGCCTACACTTGCAGCACTCGTGAAGAGAGGAAGGAGGAAGTGA